The genomic region GCCCCGGTCAGTGGTACGTCCGACGTCTCCGTGGAGGTCATCGGCGTGGCCTCGGGGCAGCGCAAAAGCGGCCTCTCCGTAGAGGCCGGTTCCAGCGGCGACACGACGCTCATCACCCTCAGGGCGACCGGGAGTTCACCGGTACCGGTCCACTGGTCCGCGTACACCGGGGCGTCCTGGCTCTACCTGAGCCAGTCGTCCGGAACGCTGGAGCCGGGCGAGTCGTTGACGATCAAGGTGTACGTCGACCATCTGCGCGAGCCGATCGGCCCCTGGAGCGCCAGTGTGTCGGTCGCACCCGCGGGCGCGGTGGTCACGATCGACGGCTACGGGACGGCGGGCCCGAGCCCGACGCACCCCGGTCCGCGCCCGGACCCGCCGACGCCGACCGGTCCTGGCCCGACCAACCCAGGTCCGGGTCCGGGGCCTGGTCCGGGCCCGGGTCCAGGGCCGGGTCCTGAGCCCACGCCGAGCGAGCCGTCGCCCTCCAGCCCCGACCCCGAGCCCACGCCCAGCGGGCCGGGGCCGTCGGACCCCGAGCCGGAACCCCCGCCGGGCTCCTCCAGAGGTTCTACCGGTACTACGCCGCCGCCCAGTGGCCGTGCGGCTCCGAGTGGCAGTGGCGTCCCGAGTCCGTCGGGCGGCTGAACGCTTCCCGCGCGGGGCGTTGTCGTCTGCGGGCCGGTGGGGGCTGGTCGCGCAGTTCCCCGCGCCCCTTGTAGGGCGCCCCCTGCTTGTGGGGTGCAGCCCGTTCCGAGGCGCGGAAGGAATCGCGCGGCATGGCCCCTCAGCCGCGGGGCGGGTCCGCCGGATGCGGGGCCAGCAACGGCAGCTGCGATGCCAGGCGCTCCTCGCAGAGTTCGACCAGGCGGTCGTATCCCGCCTTGCCCATCAGTTCGACCAGTTCCGGCCGGTACGAGACGTACACCGGATCGCCCGCGCCGTGCGCCGAGGTCGCCGACGTGCACCACCAGTGCAGGTCGTGCCCGCCAGGACCCCAGCCGCGGCGGTCGTACTCGCCGATCGAGACCTGGAGTACCCGGGTGTCGTCGGGCCGGTCGATCCACTCGTACGTACGCCGCACCGGCAGCTGCCAGCAGACGTCCGGCTTGGTCTCCAGGGGCTCGCGGCCCTCCTTGATGGCCAGGATGTGCAGCGAGCAGCCCGCGCCGCCCGCGAAACCCGGCCGGTTCTGGAAGATGCACGAGCCCTCGTACGGCCTGGTCTGGCGGTCGCCGTCCTCGTCCTGGGAGACCCAGCCCGACTCGGTGCCCACGTCATGGTGCTGCCAGATCTCCGGCGTGAGCCTCGCCACATGTCCGGCGACGCGCTTCTCGTCGTCCTCGTCCGAGAAGTGGGCGCCCAGCGTGCAGCACCCGTCGTCCGCGCGGCCCGCCTGGATGCCCTGGCAACCGCTTCCGAAGATGCAGTTCCAGCGAGAGGTGAGCCATGTCAGATCGCAGCGGAAGACCTGCTCGTCGTCGGCCGGATCCGGGAACTCCACCCACGCGCGCGCGAAGTCGAGCCCCTTCTCGTCGCCCTGTTTCGGAACCACCGGGGACTTCTTGGACTTGGACGCCGCCTTGGAGGACTTGGCGGACGCTGCCGACTTGTCGGCCTTTGCCTTTTTCGTCTTTGGCACGAGACCAGAGTAAATGGCCAGGAACCCATCCGGGGACTGCCGGCCGTTCCGCGCGCAGTAGCGTTCTGTACATGAGACTCGGTGTCCTCGACGTGGGTTCGAACACGGTGCATCTGCTGGTGGTGGATGCACACCCTGGCGCGCGCCCGTTGCCCGCGCATTCGCACAAGGCGGAGTTGCGGCTCGCCGAACTCCTCGACGAGAGCGGCGCGATCGATTCCGTAGGAGTCGACAAACTGATCGCCGTCGTCCAGGAGGCGCTCCAGGCCGCCGAGGACAAGGGCGTCGAGGACCTGCTGCCGTTCGCGACCTCCGCGGTGCGCGAGGCCAGCAACGCCGACGACGTGCTCGCCCGGGTCCGCGCCGAGACCGGCGTCGAGCTCCAGGTCCTCACCGGCGCCGAGGAGGCGCGGCTCACCTTCCTCGCAGCCCGCCGCTGGTTCGGCTGGTCGGCGGGGAAGCTGCTCGTCCTCGACATCGGCGGCGGCTCCCTGGAGATCGCGTACGGCATCGACGAGGAGCCGGACGCGGCGGCCTCCCTGCCGCTGGGCGCGGGCCGGCTCACCGCGGGCTGGCTGCCGAACGACCCCGCGGACCCGGAGGACATCAGGGCCCTGCGCCGCCATGTGAGGGCCCAGATCGCCCGTACGGTCGGGGAGTTCAGCCGCTTCGGTGCCCCCGACCACGTGGTCGCGACCTCCAAGACCTTCCGGCAGCTCGCGCGCATCGCGGGTGCCGCGCGCTCGGCCGACGGCCTGTACGTCCAGCGCGAACTCAAGCGCCGCTCCCTGGAGGACTGGGTCCCGCGCCTCGCCTCCATGACCGCCGCCGAACGCGCCGAACTCCCCGGTGTCTCTGACGGCCGCGCCGGCCAGCTCCTGGCCGGCGCCATCGTCGCCGCGGGCGCCATGGACCTCTTCGGCGTGGAAACCCTCGAAATCTGCCCCTGGGCCCTCAGAGAGGGCGTAATCCTCCGAAGCCTGGACCAGATGGCTTCCCCGTAGACCGCCCCGTGCCCCATGAGGGGCGCGGGGAACGGCGCAATCTTTTAGTGGCGCGGGGAACTGCGCGAGCAACCCAAACGAACCCGCAGCCAACACCGACCCCAGCCCCCATCCCCCAGGGGCGCGGGGAACTGCGCGACAAGCCACACCCAACCCGCACCCAACCCGCACCGGCCCTCCGGCCAATACCCACAACGGCGCGACCCACCACCCCCCGGCCAAAGCCCCCCACCCGAACACAACCAACAGAACCACCCCGTAACCTGTCCCCGTGGCAGAACCAGTCGTGCGGATCCCGGATGCGAAGGTCGCCCTGTCCACGGCCTCCGTGTACCCCGAGTCGACGGCGACCGCCTTCGAGATCGCCGCACGCCTCGGCTACGACGGCGTCGAGGTCATGGTGTGGACCGACCCGGTCAGCCAGGACATCGAGGCCCTCCGCCGCCTCAGCGACTACCACCAGGTCCCGATCCTCGCGATTCACGCCCCCTGCCTGCTCATCACCCAGCGCGTCTGGTCCACCGACCCGTGGATCAAGCTCCAGCGCGCCCGGGCGGCCGCCGAGAAGCTCGGGGCGAGCACGGTCGTCGTACACCCCCCGTTCCGCTGGCAGCGCCAGTACGCGCGTGACTTCGTCACCGGGATCTGGCAGATGGCGAACGAGACAGATGTGCGGTTCGCCGTCGAAAACATGTACCCCTGGCGCTACCGCGACCGCGAGATGCTCGCCTACGCCCCGGACTGGGACGTCACGAAGGACGACTACCGCCACTTCACGATCGACCTCAGCCACACCGCGACCGCCCGCACGGACGCACTCCAGATGATCGACCGCATGAGCGACCGCCTGGGCCACGTCCATCTCGCCGACGGCAACGGCTCCAACAAGGACGAGCACCTCGTCCCCGGCCGCGGCACACAGCCCTGCGCCGAGCTGCTGGAACGCCTCGCCCTGTCCGGTTTCGACGGTCACGTCGTCATCGAGGTCAACACCCGCCGAGCCATGTCCAGCGCCGAACGCGAGGCCGACCTCGCGGAGGCCCTCGCCTTCACCCGGCTCCACCTGGCCTCGGCCGTCAGAGCTGTCCCCGGCGGGGGACCGCGCCCGTGACCAACGCCGCCCCGCGCCGCCGGGGACGCCCCTCCCACGCGGACTCCGCGGACACTCCGGCCGCCCGCGACCGCATCCTGGCGGCGGCTCGCGAGGAGTTCTCCGAGCGGGGGTACGAGAAGACGTCCGTACGCGGCATCGCCAAGGCCGCGGGCGTGGACTCCGCGCTCGTGCACCACTACTTCGGCACCAAGGAACAGGTCTTCGAGGCGTCCATCGAGGTCGCCTTCGGGCCCCTCCTGAGCGCCCCGGGCTCGATCGCGGAAGGCCCCCTCGACGGTGTCGGAGAGCGGCTGGCCCGCTTCTTCTTCGGGGTCTGGGAGAACCCGGCCACCCGCAAGGCGCTGCTCGCGATCATCCGCTCAGCCGTGAACAACGAGGTCGCGGCCTCGGTCTTCCGCCGCCTCATCTCGGCCCAGCTGCTGCGCCGCGTCGCCGCCCAGCTGGACACGCCGGACGCCGAACTGCGTGCCGAGCTCGCGGCGGCCCAGCTCGTGGGCATCGCGATGCTGCGGTACGTGATCAAGGTCGAGCCCCTGGCCTCGGCGAACCCGGAGCAGATCATCGAGAGGGTGGCCCCGGCGATCCAGGCCCACCTGGCCGCGCCCCGTCCTTAGGGGCGCGGGGCTGTGACAAGCCCCCACCGGACCCGCAGCCGAAAACCGAGACGCCCATCCCGTATTCCGGACGCCGTGTCCAACCCCTGGATGACCGGCGTACGCTCGACGTGAGTCATTACTCTCCGAAGGAGCGAGCGACGATGCCCGAGCTGAGGTCCCGCACAGTCACCCACGGCCGCAACATGGCGGGCGCACGCGCCCTTATGCGCGCCTCCGGTGTACCGGGCGCGGACATCGGCCGCAAGCCGATCATCGCGGTCGCCAACTCCTTCACGGAGTTCGTGCCCGGCCACACCCACCTCCAGCCGGTCGGCCGGATCGTGAGCGAGGCCATCACAGCGGCCGGCGGCATCCCGCGCGAGTTCAACACGATCGCCGTCGACGACGGCATCGCGATGGGCCACGGCGGCATGCTCTACAGCCTCCCCTCCCGCGACCTGATCGCGGACAGCGTGGAGTACATGGTGGAGGCCCACTGCGCCGACGCCCTGATCTGCATCTCGAACTGCGACAAGATCACGCCCGGCATGCTGATGGCGGCCCTGCGCCTGAACATCCCGACGGTCTTCGTCTCCGGCGGCCCCATGGAGTCCGGCCGCGCCACTTTGGTCGACGGCACGGTCCGTACGCTCGACCTGGTCGACGCGATCTCCGACGCCGTGAACGACAAGATCTCGGACGAGGACATCCTCCGTATCGAGGAGAACGCCTGTCCGACCTGCGGTTCCTGTTCCGGCATGTTCACGGCCAACTCCATGAACTGCCTGACGGAGGCCATCGGCCTCTCGCTCCCCGGCAACGGCTCGGTCCTCGCCACGCACACCGCCCGCAAGGCGCTGTACGAGGACGCGGGACGCACGGTGATGGACATCACCCGCCGCTACTACGAGCAGAACGACGAGACGGTCCTGCCCCGCACCATCGCCTCCATCGCGGCCTTCGAGAACGCCATGGCGCTCGACATCGCCATGGGCGGTTCGACCAACACGATCCTGCACCTGCTGGCCGCGGCCCAGGAGGCGGGCGTCCCCTTCGGCCTCGACGAGATCAACGCGGTCTCGCGCCGTGTGCCCTGCCTCGCCAAGGTCGCCCCGAACGTGGCGAAGGACCGGACGTACTACATGGAGGACGTACACCGGGCCGGAGGTATCCCCGCTCTGCTCGGCGAACTC from Streptomyces sp. NBC_00878 harbors:
- the ilvD gene encoding dihydroxy-acid dehydratase — its product is MPELRSRTVTHGRNMAGARALMRASGVPGADIGRKPIIAVANSFTEFVPGHTHLQPVGRIVSEAITAAGGIPREFNTIAVDDGIAMGHGGMLYSLPSRDLIADSVEYMVEAHCADALICISNCDKITPGMLMAALRLNIPTVFVSGGPMESGRATLVDGTVRTLDLVDAISDAVNDKISDEDILRIEENACPTCGSCSGMFTANSMNCLTEAIGLSLPGNGSVLATHTARKALYEDAGRTVMDITRRYYEQNDETVLPRTIASIAAFENAMALDIAMGGSTNTILHLLAAAQEAGVPFGLDEINAVSRRVPCLAKVAPNVAKDRTYYMEDVHRAGGIPALLGELHRAGLLNEDVHSVHSPSLADWLKTWDVRGGSPSPEALELWHAAPGCVRSAEAFSQSERWEALDEDAEGGCIRSAEHAYSKDGGLAVLKGNLAVDGCVVKTAGVDESIWTFEGPAVVCESQEEAVDKILKKEITHGDVVVIRYEGPKGGPGMQEMLYPTSFLKGRGLGKTCALITDGRFSGGTSGLSIGHASPEAASGGTIALVQDGDRIRIDIPNRGIELLVSDEELATRREALNGVYAPAARDRKVSAALRAYAAMATSADRGAVRDVSKLG
- a CDS encoding sugar phosphate isomerase/epimerase, with amino-acid sequence MAEPVVRIPDAKVALSTASVYPESTATAFEIAARLGYDGVEVMVWTDPVSQDIEALRRLSDYHQVPILAIHAPCLLITQRVWSTDPWIKLQRARAAAEKLGASTVVVHPPFRWQRQYARDFVTGIWQMANETDVRFAVENMYPWRYRDREMLAYAPDWDVTKDDYRHFTIDLSHTATARTDALQMIDRMSDRLGHVHLADGNGSNKDEHLVPGRGTQPCAELLERLALSGFDGHVVIEVNTRRAMSSAEREADLAEALAFTRLHLASAVRAVPGGGPRP
- a CDS encoding Ppx/GppA phosphatase family protein, producing the protein MRLGVLDVGSNTVHLLVVDAHPGARPLPAHSHKAELRLAELLDESGAIDSVGVDKLIAVVQEALQAAEDKGVEDLLPFATSAVREASNADDVLARVRAETGVELQVLTGAEEARLTFLAARRWFGWSAGKLLVLDIGGGSLEIAYGIDEEPDAAASLPLGAGRLTAGWLPNDPADPEDIRALRRHVRAQIARTVGEFSRFGAPDHVVATSKTFRQLARIAGAARSADGLYVQRELKRRSLEDWVPRLASMTAAERAELPGVSDGRAGQLLAGAIVAAGAMDLFGVETLEICPWALREGVILRSLDQMASP
- a CDS encoding TetR/AcrR family transcriptional regulator, which codes for MTNAAPRRRGRPSHADSADTPAARDRILAAAREEFSERGYEKTSVRGIAKAAGVDSALVHHYFGTKEQVFEASIEVAFGPLLSAPGSIAEGPLDGVGERLARFFFGVWENPATRKALLAIIRSAVNNEVAASVFRRLISAQLLRRVAAQLDTPDAELRAELAAAQLVGIAMLRYVIKVEPLASANPEQIIERVAPAIQAHLAAPRP